A DNA window from Desulfurobacteriaceae bacterium contains the following coding sequences:
- a CDS encoding DUF2628 domain-containing protein: protein MGDRVFFGFLIEDAHKRLLEEFPDEKIRIFIQKIADYYIHSWKKMAASNKKTSWNWASAFFGFSWMAYRKMLKLALLWFVMLSVLELITVAGASIVGGENFAIGIIALIGISSFLIMPIVFGLFGNYIYASFVYEKLKEIEIIDPDLSESSLLLEGGTSWGKVLLFLAGSLIVEIIYMAIQTSLLSPPSGF from the coding sequence ATGGGAGATAGGGTATTTTTCGGTTTTCTTATAGAGGATGCTCATAAAAGACTTCTTGAAGAATTCCCCGACGAAAAAATAAGAATTTTCATCCAAAAAATTGCCGACTATTATATTCATTCTTGGAAAAAAATGGCAGCTTCTAATAAGAAGACATCGTGGAACTGGGCTTCCGCTTTCTTTGGATTCTCATGGATGGCTTACAGAAAGATGCTTAAACTAGCTTTGCTATGGTTTGTTATGCTTAGTGTTCTTGAGTTAATTACAGTTGCTGGAGCATCAATTGTTGGAGGAGAAAATTTCGCCATCGGTATTATAGCATTAATAGGCATTTCTTCTTTTCTTATTATGCCGATTGTGTTTGGACTGTTCGGGAACTACATATATGCTTCTTTTGTCTATGAAAAGCTAAAAGAAATTGAAATTATAGACCCTGACCTTAGTGAAAGTTCTCTTTTACTGGAAGGAGGAACCTCTTGGGGAAAAGTACTCCTGTTTTTAGCAGGCTCACTAATTGTTGAAATAATTTATATGGCTATCCAAACTTCCCTCTTATCTCCTCCTTCAGGGTTCTGA
- a CDS encoding purine-nucleoside phosphorylase, with translation MKAAEFIKKVSGFENFDIAVVGGSGIELEGTRIEIPYEQIPSMPKVTVPGHKGTLKICEGILFFEGRFHYYEGKSDEEMRFIPELCKALGVEIFIPTCASGAISRRASRNDVGVIVDHINLLGRNPLVGLIEKYGSKVFVNGKKFYDDHISNLFLQKGLELGIKITPVILASCLGPNYETFAEIRFLEIIGADVVSMSTVPEVIVANFLGMKVAALTIITNDALNVETSHKEVVKRSKEVSQMVSSLLKEVIRTLKEEIRGKFG, from the coding sequence ATGAAAGCAGCTGAATTTATAAAAAAGGTATCCGGTTTTGAAAATTTTGATATAGCAGTTGTTGGAGGTTCAGGAATAGAACTTGAAGGGACAAGAATAGAAATACCTTATGAGCAAATTCCGAGTATGCCTAAAGTAACTGTTCCTGGACATAAAGGAACTTTAAAGATTTGTGAAGGAATTCTTTTTTTCGAAGGACGTTTTCACTACTACGAAGGAAAAAGCGATGAAGAGATGAGATTTATTCCTGAACTTTGTAAAGCTTTGGGAGTTGAAATCTTTATTCCTACCTGTGCTTCTGGGGCGATTAGTAGGAGAGCTTCTCGAAACGATGTAGGAGTAATTGTTGATCATATTAACCTTCTTGGAAGGAATCCTTTGGTTGGTCTTATAGAAAAGTATGGAAGTAAGGTTTTTGTAAATGGAAAAAAGTTTTATGACGACCATATCTCTAATTTGTTTTTACAAAAAGGATTGGAGCTTGGAATAAAGATTACACCAGTTATTCTTGCTTCTTGTCTTGGACCAAACTATGAAACGTTTGCAGAGATAAGATTTTTGGAAATTATAGGAGCAGACGTTGTGAGTATGTCTACCGTTCCAGAAGTTATCGTGGCAAACTTTTTAGGAATGAAAGTCGCCGCTTTAACGATCATAACAAATGATGCACTGAACGTGGAAACCTCCCATAAGGAGGTAGTTAAACGTTCTAAGGAGGTTTCCCAAATGGTATCCAGCCTTTTAAAAGAAGTAATCAGAACCCTGAAGGAGGAGATAAGAGGGAAGTTTGGATAG
- a CDS encoding ammonium transporter, giving the protein MFFYLLAGAVMILSMHAELAFLEAGTVRKKNQVNALVKIIVDIGVATVAYFLIGYPLAREFCFMKPASLLAADHGWELIKFFFFLTFAACISAIVSGGVAGRMKFRPYITAGFFLAGIIYPIFEAIFWGRWSEAFNGFIENLFGAPVHDFAGSMVVHGLGGWIALPEIFILGPRMGRYVKGRSKPIPISNIPYLALGSWILIIGWFGFNVMSSQTVDGISGLVAVNSLFALAGGILGGVFFGKNNPGFIHNGALAGPVAICAGSDIVHPIGAFVIGVVASWIFIKAFKLKIDDVLGVWPLHGLSGIWGGVAAGIFGQKFLWGLGGVSLLSQVFGAIATTVYGVVAGFILYKAFDTVFGLRLSEEEFNGADLSIHKITAYPEDSFKV; this is encoded by the coding sequence ATGTTTTTTTATCTTCTTGCCGGTGCTGTAATGATTCTTTCAATGCACGCAGAGCTTGCTTTCTTGGAAGCTGGAACTGTTAGAAAGAAAAACCAAGTAAATGCACTTGTAAAAATCATAGTGGACATAGGAGTTGCAACCGTTGCATACTTTCTAATCGGTTATCCTCTTGCCCGTGAGTTTTGCTTTATGAAACCTGCAAGTTTGTTAGCTGCCGATCATGGTTGGGAACTAATTAAGTTCTTCTTCTTCCTAACTTTTGCTGCTTGTATTTCAGCAATAGTTTCTGGTGGAGTCGCAGGAAGAATGAAGTTTAGACCTTACATTACAGCCGGTTTCTTCTTAGCAGGAATTATCTACCCAATTTTTGAGGCTATCTTCTGGGGAAGATGGTCAGAAGCGTTTAACGGGTTTATAGAGAATCTCTTTGGGGCACCTGTCCACGACTTTGCAGGTTCTATGGTTGTTCACGGTCTTGGAGGATGGATAGCTTTGCCGGAAATCTTCATCCTAGGTCCGAGAATGGGGAGATACGTTAAAGGAAGGTCAAAGCCTATTCCAATTAGCAACATTCCATATCTTGCTCTTGGTAGTTGGATCTTAATAATTGGTTGGTTCGGATTCAACGTTATGAGTTCTCAAACTGTAGATGGGATTTCTGGACTTGTAGCTGTTAACTCCCTATTTGCACTTGCTGGAGGTATTCTTGGAGGAGTCTTTTTTGGAAAGAACAACCCAGGATTTATTCACAACGGAGCTTTGGCAGGACCTGTGGCAATTTGTGCAGGTTCAGACATTGTGCACCCAATAGGTGCATTTGTGATCGGAGTTGTTGCTTCTTGGATATTCATCAAGGCTTTTAAACTAAAAATAGACGATGTTTTGGGGGTTTGGCCTCTTCATGGTCTTAGTGGTATTTGGGGAGGAGTAGCTGCAGGAATATTTGGACAAAAGTTTTTATGGGGATTAGGAGGGGTATCTCTTCTTTCTCAAGTTTTTGGGGCTATTGCTACAACTGTTTATGGGGTTGTTGCAGGTTTTATTCTTTATAAGGCATTTGATACTGTGTTTGGACTTAGACTCTCTGAAGAAGAATTTAACGGGGCAGACCTTTCTATTCACAAGATCACTGCTTATCCTGAAGATTCCTTCAAAGTTTAA
- a CDS encoding transcriptional repressor, whose translation MKTLEKKKKRNTRQKAVIFQVVKDSNDHPTAETVYERAKKELPTISLGTVYRVLKELVSERKIKEIIIDKQSRFDPKTEFHHHFICKKCGKIEDVKTPMCKYTCKKLEQKGYLIEEIEYKFYGLCAECVAES comes from the coding sequence TTGAAAACTCTTGAGAAAAAGAAAAAAAGAAACACCCGGCAGAAAGCTGTTATATTTCAGGTAGTTAAGGACTCCAACGATCATCCAACAGCTGAAACTGTCTATGAAAGGGCTAAAAAGGAACTTCCCACAATAAGCCTTGGAACTGTTTACAGAGTATTGAAAGAACTTGTTTCCGAAAGAAAGATAAAAGAAATCATCATAGATAAACAATCAAGATTTGATCCAAAAACCGAATTTCACCACCACTTCATCTGTAAAAAGTGTGGAAAGATAGAGGATGTAAAAACACCTATGTGTAAGTATACTTGTAAAAAACTTGAACAGAAAGGCTACCTTATTGAAGAAATTGAATACAAGTTTTATGGGCTCTGCGCCGAATGCGTTGCTGAAAGTTAA
- a CDS encoding P-II family nitrogen regulator: protein MKKIEAIIKPFKLEEVKDALTEIGIQGLTVSEVKGFGRQKGHTELYRGAEYVVDFIPKLKIEVVVPDDIADKVVETIVNAARTGRIGDGKVFVIPVEEAVRIRTGERGENAI from the coding sequence ATGAAAAAAATAGAAGCAATTATTAAACCTTTTAAACTTGAGGAAGTAAAAGATGCTCTTACAGAGATAGGAATCCAAGGTCTTACAGTATCAGAAGTAAAAGGTTTTGGAAGACAGAAAGGACACACTGAACTCTATAGAGGTGCTGAATATGTAGTAGATTTTATTCCAAAGTTAAAAATAGAAGTTGTTGTTCCTGATGATATTGCAGACAAGGTTGTCGAAACAATAGTCAACGCAGCAAGGACCGGAAGAATCGGAGATGGAAAAGTTTTTGTAATACCTGTTGAAGAAGCTGTAAGAATAAGAACAGGAGAGAGAGGCGAAAATGCCATTTAA
- the glnA gene encoding type I glutamate--ammonia ligase, with translation MKPKNAKEVVELIQREGIKFVDLRFTDMFGTWHHITFPAHEISEESFEQGLYFDGSSIRQWQPINASDMMFRLDPTTATVDPLSEIPTLVVIADIVDPITKEPYHKDPRNIAKKALEYLKSTGIGDTVYCGPEPEFFIFDDVKFDVGMNFGFFEVDSVEGVWNTGREESPNLGHKLPVKGGYFPVPPADQLDHIRKVMSMKMEEAGLVIEALHHEVATGGQCEIDFRFGTLVEAADNVQWLKYIVKNVAKMFGKTATFMPKPLFGDNGSGMHTHMSIWKNGENLFHGDSYAGLSETALYFIGGIIKHAKAVCAFTNPTVNSYKRLVPGYEAPVNLCYSARNRSASIRIPAVSSPKAKRIEVRFPDSSGVPYLAFTALLMAGLDGIENKIHPGEPIDKNLYDLPPEELKDVPTVPASLEEALDALEKDYEFLTKGGVMTEQFLEDYIEYKRKEEIEPIKLRPTPMEFLLYFSV, from the coding sequence ATGAAACCTAAAAACGCAAAAGAGGTCGTAGAACTAATCCAAAGGGAAGGTATTAAGTTCGTAGACCTAAGATTTACTGACATGTTCGGAACATGGCACCACATTACCTTCCCAGCTCACGAAATTTCTGAGGAAAGCTTTGAACAAGGACTTTACTTTGACGGTTCTTCTATCCGCCAGTGGCAACCAATCAATGCAAGTGATATGATGTTCAGACTTGACCCAACCACTGCAACAGTTGATCCACTTTCTGAAATCCCAACACTTGTAGTAATTGCTGATATCGTTGACCCAATCACTAAAGAACCTTACCACAAAGACCCAAGAAACATCGCAAAGAAAGCTCTTGAGTACCTAAAGTCTACAGGAATTGGAGATACAGTCTACTGTGGACCAGAACCAGAATTTTTCATCTTTGATGACGTTAAGTTTGATGTTGGTATGAACTTTGGTTTCTTTGAAGTGGATTCTGTAGAAGGTGTTTGGAATACAGGGAGAGAAGAATCTCCAAACCTTGGACACAAACTACCCGTAAAGGGTGGATACTTCCCGGTTCCTCCAGCAGACCAGCTTGACCACATTAGAAAAGTAATGTCTATGAAGATGGAAGAAGCAGGTCTTGTAATAGAAGCTCTTCACCACGAAGTTGCAACAGGCGGTCAGTGTGAAATTGACTTTAGGTTTGGAACACTCGTTGAAGCTGCTGACAACGTTCAGTGGTTAAAGTACATCGTTAAGAATGTAGCTAAAATGTTTGGAAAGACCGCTACATTTATGCCAAAGCCACTATTTGGAGACAACGGTTCCGGTATGCATACCCACATGTCCATTTGGAAGAACGGGGAAAACCTCTTCCACGGTGACAGCTACGCAGGACTTTCTGAAACAGCACTTTACTTCATTGGTGGTATCATCAAGCACGCAAAAGCTGTATGTGCATTTACAAACCCAACAGTTAACTCTTACAAGAGACTTGTCCCAGGATACGAAGCTCCAGTAAACCTTTGCTACTCTGCAAGGAACAGATCTGCTTCAATAAGAATTCCAGCCGTATCTTCTCCAAAAGCTAAGAGAATAGAAGTTAGATTCCCAGATTCCTCAGGCGTTCCATACCTTGCGTTTACAGCTCTTCTCATGGCTGGGCTTGATGGAATTGAAAACAAGATCCATCCAGGAGAACCTATCGACAAGAACCTTTACGACCTTCCACCAGAAGAACTTAAGGACGTTCCAACAGTTCCAGCATCCCTTGAAGAAGCCCTTGACGCTCTTGAAAAAGACTACGAGTTCCTTACAAAAGGCGGCGTAATGACAGAACAGTTCCTTGAAGACTACATTGAGTACAAGAGAAAGGAAGAAATTGAACCTATTAAGCTTAGACCAACTCCAATGGAATTCCTTCTTTACTTCAGCGTCTAA
- a CDS encoding bifunctional diguanylate cyclase/phosphodiesterase, whose product MELRNNYQLEIFYESMEDEPPDWVQKLKERSYFSEIIDGELLFYLKVSELKSFFKIKIPLDNLTDNALLSLVFQRIPIGVLIFKENVIYANAFMEKVFEKPKEKIVNFPIKNFLPAELGENIQKLLSKKAFEQKLILKWIGKFSFLPASNEFLIIATSTMVNESPLGVAIFVDVSGEKRFLNKVLGSTSEDLSECFSNLRKALEIIGNLKRGGKQFLLALMDIDNFSVINDSFGVEVGDKILAEFWERLKTAFDSKLYFVLRTISDRFLIVSLRERERLRKVKYIVEKVKRVLETPFVINGSEVFLSVNFGFSFYPEHGDSILTKAEIALKHAREEKVAFAIYSPELEISRESLEILSKIKEDIKNNRIEVFFQPKVSLYTGKIVGAEALMRSSVPPAKAIPVIIRYGLMFDIGKIIFRKSLENLKIWLEEGHDVSVAVNVSISQILDSRFLPFVFKMIEKLKVPSSKLTLKISIDDFGTGYSSLSRLKIIKANELKIDVSFVKGVPESEEDSSIVKFIVDISKLLKMSSVAEGIERKEQLDFLKSIGCTEGHGFYFSPALPSSEFRKLLKEKSFVV is encoded by the coding sequence ATGGAACTCAGGAATAACTATCAACTGGAAATATTTTACGAAAGTATGGAAGACGAACCTCCGGATTGGGTGCAGAAGTTAAAGGAAAGATCTTACTTTTCAGAAATCATAGATGGAGAACTCCTTTTCTACTTGAAAGTTTCTGAACTAAAAAGCTTTTTCAAAATAAAAATTCCGCTAGATAACTTGACAGATAACGCCCTTTTAAGCCTAGTTTTCCAGAGAATACCCATAGGAGTACTTATTTTCAAAGAAAATGTAATTTACGCTAACGCTTTTATGGAAAAGGTGTTTGAAAAGCCAAAGGAAAAAATAGTTAACTTTCCAATTAAGAACTTTTTGCCAGCTGAGTTAGGAGAAAATATACAAAAACTGCTTTCAAAGAAAGCTTTTGAACAAAAACTAATACTGAAATGGATAGGAAAATTTTCGTTTCTTCCAGCAAGTAATGAGTTTTTAATAATAGCAACATCTACTATGGTTAATGAGTCTCCTTTAGGAGTAGCAATATTTGTTGATGTTTCTGGAGAAAAGAGGTTCTTAAATAAAGTTCTGGGTTCAACTTCAGAAGATTTAAGTGAATGTTTTTCTAATTTGAGAAAGGCTTTGGAAATAATAGGAAATCTTAAAAGGGGTGGAAAACAGTTTCTTTTAGCTTTAATGGATATTGATAACTTCTCTGTCATCAACGATTCTTTTGGGGTTGAAGTTGGAGATAAAATTTTGGCTGAATTTTGGGAAAGATTGAAGACGGCTTTTGATTCAAAGCTTTATTTCGTTTTGAGAACAATATCTGATAGGTTTCTTATCGTTAGCTTAAGGGAAAGAGAAAGATTAAGAAAGGTTAAATATATCGTTGAAAAGGTAAAAAGAGTTCTTGAAACGCCGTTTGTAATAAATGGAAGTGAAGTATTTTTGTCAGTGAATTTCGGATTTTCTTTCTACCCTGAACATGGTGACTCTATACTGACAAAAGCAGAAATAGCCTTAAAACACGCAAGAGAAGAAAAAGTTGCTTTTGCCATCTATTCTCCTGAACTGGAGATATCTAGAGAATCGCTAGAGATTCTTTCCAAGATAAAGGAAGACATTAAGAACAACAGAATAGAAGTTTTCTTCCAACCTAAAGTTTCTCTTTATACAGGAAAAATCGTTGGAGCAGAAGCGTTAATGAGGTCTTCAGTCCCACCTGCAAAAGCTATTCCTGTAATAATTAGATACGGTCTCATGTTTGATATAGGAAAAATTATTTTCAGGAAAAGTTTAGAGAATTTAAAGATATGGCTTGAAGAAGGGCATGATGTCTCCGTTGCAGTTAACGTTTCAATATCTCAAATACTTGATAGTCGCTTTTTACCTTTTGTTTTTAAGATGATAGAAAAGCTAAAAGTCCCTTCTAGCAAGCTTACTTTAAAGATCTCCATCGATGACTTTGGTACAGGATATTCTTCACTTTCTCGTCTAAAAATAATTAAAGCAAATGAGTTAAAAATTGACGTTTCTTTTGTAAAGGGAGTACCTGAAAGTGAAGAAGATAGCAGTATAGTTAAATTTATAGTGGACATTTCAAAGCTCTTAAAGATGTCTTCTGTTGCTGAAGGAATAGAAAGGAAAGAACAATTGGACTTCTTAAAGAGTATAGGTTGTACTGAAGGGCACGGATTTTATTTTTCTCCTGCACTTCCAAGTAGCGAATTTAGGAAGCTTTTAAAAGAAAAAAGTTTTGTTGTTTAA
- a CDS encoding PilZ domain-containing protein, giving the protein MIEAKVGDVVNLYCFYEELLVAGKGTVVEVDESQGLISWEVDEVISKASFLEKRLFFKKEDRWVGADIVFREGNFLSAKILKTIYEPRLRRSFLRVTTSLSSPVEAEVSKLFSSRESTKRYFVFDISEGGIGVLVNKRDRFFKLDENLAVSIYLTLENKVHTLPAKAKVVHISDFEGKKKVGMFLVDISPESRDKILKYITKRQKEIIRGLKF; this is encoded by the coding sequence ATGATAGAAGCCAAAGTAGGAGATGTGGTGAATCTTTACTGTTTTTATGAAGAACTTCTTGTAGCCGGTAAAGGAACGGTGGTTGAGGTTGATGAATCACAAGGTCTGATTTCTTGGGAAGTGGATGAAGTTATTTCAAAAGCATCCTTTTTGGAAAAAAGGCTCTTTTTCAAAAAAGAAGATAGATGGGTAGGTGCCGATATCGTATTTAGAGAGGGAAACTTCTTAAGTGCAAAGATTCTTAAAACTATTTACGAACCGAGACTTAGGAGAAGTTTCTTGCGTGTAACTACTTCTTTATCTTCTCCTGTGGAAGCAGAAGTTTCTAAACTGTTTTCTTCCAGGGAATCCACAAAGAGATATTTTGTATTTGATATATCAGAAGGTGGAATAGGTGTATTAGTGAATAAAAGAGATAGGTTTTTCAAACTAGATGAGAATCTAGCTGTTTCTATCTACTTAACTTTAGAAAATAAAGTTCATACTTTACCCGCAAAAGCAAAAGTTGTTCACATAAGTGACTTTGAAGGAAAAAAGAAAGTGGGAATGTTCCTCGTTGATATAAGTCCTGAGAGTAGAGACAAAATACTTAAGTATATAACTAAAAGACAGAAAGAAATAATACGGGGGCTAAAGTTCTAA
- a CDS encoding DUF3857 domain-containing protein, which yields MRFLFLFLLLILFPLRVIAATYGAEILYDHCFVKFFKNGRKIWREEKAIKILDKRGIKSFGEIVIPFSSEHQKVKILYAYTVLPTGETVQPSKKAFNIVSPPFVQEAPIYSDLKYQTISMPGVVKGAVIKYAFEIETFKPYMEGEFWATNYFQDEYPIKEATFKAFVPKGKYFKFKTYNLKEKEVSFEKLEEGNYILLSWKVKNVPPIVKEPNMPPFGELAKKVVITSIENWDKVAKWYSELAKEALKPSPEIEKLVQELVKDKKTRKEKIQTIYNFVAQNIRYVGMEFGINGYKPHSAQEVLKNRYGDCKDHATLLIAMLKVIGVKGYPVLIPTISISNMDKEVPIPTAFNHEIAAIKVGNKFLFMDTTSDNTPFELLPFQDQGRNVLIVDIEKEKAIVSETPIASPEENVEGFSGKFKLSPLGELTGEFKFYYKGVYSSFERGRLLSLDQEALKRYVSSLASKVSPGFDVEEFKTSDYKNLSVKDVEIEIKGKDQTYGTLTSHFLIAKFPTPNYERIVSLVASKNRNYPYVVGYRMEKISEVELEIPDGFELSLKPEDFFFSNRVGTFEIKWKVDKKVLKLSSKMVLKKSVIPKEEYQDLRELFNTTVKTLRNQIVILKRLEK from the coding sequence ATGAGGTTTCTATTCCTTTTCTTGCTTTTGATTCTATTTCCACTCAGAGTAATAGCCGCTACTTACGGCGCAGAAATCCTTTACGATCATTGTTTCGTTAAGTTTTTTAAGAACGGCAGAAAAATTTGGAGAGAAGAAAAAGCTATAAAGATTCTGGATAAAAGAGGAATAAAAAGTTTTGGAGAAATAGTTATCCCCTTCTCGTCAGAACACCAAAAAGTTAAAATTCTATACGCCTACACCGTTTTACCAACTGGAGAAACTGTACAGCCTAGCAAGAAAGCCTTTAACATAGTCTCACCTCCTTTTGTTCAAGAAGCACCTATATACTCAGATCTTAAATATCAAACAATCTCAATGCCCGGAGTAGTTAAAGGGGCAGTAATAAAGTACGCTTTCGAGATAGAAACCTTTAAACCTTACATGGAAGGAGAATTTTGGGCAACCAACTATTTTCAAGATGAATATCCCATAAAGGAAGCAACTTTTAAAGCTTTTGTACCTAAAGGGAAATACTTTAAGTTCAAGACTTATAACCTAAAGGAAAAAGAAGTTTCTTTTGAAAAACTGGAAGAAGGAAACTACATACTCCTAAGCTGGAAAGTAAAGAACGTTCCTCCTATAGTAAAAGAACCCAATATGCCACCTTTTGGGGAACTTGCAAAGAAGGTAGTTATAACTTCCATAGAAAACTGGGATAAAGTAGCCAAGTGGTATTCTGAACTTGCAAAAGAAGCTTTAAAACCTTCACCTGAAATAGAAAAGTTGGTTCAAGAACTGGTTAAAGATAAAAAGACAAGGAAAGAGAAGATACAAACCATTTACAACTTTGTGGCACAAAACATTCGTTACGTTGGAATGGAATTCGGAATAAATGGCTATAAACCCCACAGTGCACAAGAGGTTCTAAAGAATAGGTACGGTGACTGTAAAGATCACGCAACTCTGTTAATAGCTATGCTTAAAGTAATAGGAGTAAAAGGATATCCAGTTTTAATACCTACGATTTCCATCTCCAATATGGACAAGGAAGTTCCCATCCCAACTGCTTTTAATCACGAGATAGCTGCTATAAAAGTGGGAAACAAATTCCTATTTATGGATACAACCTCCGACAACACACCCTTCGAACTCCTTCCATTTCAGGATCAAGGAAGAAACGTTTTGATAGTTGATATTGAGAAAGAAAAAGCTATTGTTTCTGAAACTCCTATTGCTTCACCAGAAGAAAACGTTGAAGGTTTCAGTGGGAAGTTTAAACTATCTCCTTTGGGAGAACTGACAGGTGAGTTTAAGTTTTATTACAAAGGAGTTTACAGTTCTTTCGAAAGAGGAAGACTTTTATCTCTTGATCAAGAGGCTTTAAAAAGATATGTAAGTTCTTTAGCATCTAAAGTATCCCCTGGCTTTGACGTAGAAGAGTTCAAAACCTCGGACTACAAAAATCTTTCCGTAAAAGATGTGGAGATAGAAATCAAAGGTAAAGATCAAACGTACGGAACCTTAACCTCTCATTTCCTAATTGCAAAGTTTCCAACTCCTAACTACGAAAGAATCGTTTCATTGGTTGCTTCAAAAAACAGAAACTATCCTTACGTCGTAGGCTATAGAATGGAAAAAATCTCAGAAGTTGAACTTGAAATCCCTGACGGCTTCGAACTTTCCTTAAAACCAGAAGATTTCTTTTTCAGCAATAGAGTCGGCACCTTCGAGATAAAGTGGAAGGTGGACAAGAAAGTACTAAAGCTTTCCTCCAAAATGGTTCTTAAAAAGAGTGTAATACCAAAAGAAGAGTATCAGGACTTAAGAGAACTCTTTAATACAACAGTAAAAACCCTTAGAAACCAGATAGTAATTTTAAAGAGGCTGGAAAAATGA